A segment of the Pseudobdellovibrionaceae bacterium genome:
AGCTGGGGATACCTGCAGGATGTTTGTATTCGGGCCAGTCTTTTGAAGATAAAAAACAAGTGTTTCATGATATTGCAGCCTCTGACACCTATATTTTATATTTATCACCTGAACGTGTTCAAAACCCTGGCTTTGGGCCATGGATTCAAGAGCAGAATGTAGTTTTATTTGCCATTGATGAAGCTCATTGTGTGTCGCAGTGGGGGCCTGATTTCCGTGAGGATTATCATAAGCTTAAAATTTTACGTCAACTCATGCCTGATGTCCCACTTTTAGCTTTAACAGCTACGGCCACGCCAGAAGTTCTAGAAGACATTTGTCAGCAACTGAAAATGCCTGATGCCAGTCGCCATGTGTACGGTTTTTATCGGTCTAATTTATATTATCAAGTGGAATTGTGCGAGGACGAAGATGATAAGCTTGCTTACTTGTTAGGGGCAGTAAAACAAACACCTGCGGGTAAAATTCTTATTTATTGTGGAACAAGAAAACAAACTGAACAGCTGGCAGATTGGCTAAGTGCACAGTTTGATCAAGTGTCCTATTACCATGCGGGGCTTGATACAGAGATGCGTAAAAGCACGCAAGATAAAATTGCCCGTAATGAAATTCGTATTCTATGTTCGACCAACGCTTTTGGTATGGGGATAGATTATCCTGACGTCAGACTTGTAGTGCATTACCAGATGCCCGCAAATATAGAATCCTTTTATCAAGAGATGGGACGGGCAGGGCGAGACGGTGAACCAGCAACCTGTCTTTTGCTTTACGCTAAAAAAGATAAAGGTTTGCAGTCCTTCTTTATTCACTCTTCCAAGGCGGCACAAAGTGTTTTAAGCCGCAGATGGGAAGGGTTAAATGCGTTGACCCACTTTATTGAAGGGGGAGAGTGTCGTCATGCTGGCATTCTGACTTACTTCAAAGATACAGAAAGAAAAGACTTTTGTAATCACTGCGATGTGTGCGCTCCAGAGTCAGAGCTAAAAAAATATCCTGAAGCTTTACCTCGAAAAAAACTAGTTAAAAAAGTCAGTAAAAAGAAAAAAGAAGAACTGCAAGGCATGGTTCTTAAAGATGCCGAAGCCAAAGCCCGTCACGATAAACTTAAAGAGTGGCGCCGTGTGTTTGCAAAAAATCATGATATGCCTGCGTTTATTGTTTTTAGTAATAAGACACTTGTGGATATTTCTAATAAAAACCCTCAAGGTTTAGATGAATTAGAAACAGTATATGGTTTAGGCCAAACTAAGATTGAGCATTATGGGGCTCAGATTTTAAAGTGTTTAAGTGAAGCGCAATAGTTTTTGACTTAATTATGATTATTTAAAAAGTTTTTAATAAAGTCTTCTTTGGCCAAATAGTCTATGCGGTGATGATTGCCGATGAATTTATAAAAATGCAACTCACCAGTGGAAGTGCTAATAAGAATGATACGGCCTTCATTTCCCAGTTTTTTGAGCTCCATCAGTTTATATACGACTCCATTTATCTCTTTTTCTACAGCATGACCACCCGTGAAAGCTTTAATGCCATTTTGTCCTTGTTTTTTAACTAAACCACGAAAGATAAGAGGGAATACGCTCTTGCGGTATATGCTGTCGGTTTGGTTAAAAAGGTCAGCAACTTCTTTACTAAAGGTCACTCGCACTGGACCTAGTTCAGGAATAACAGAGTTGTAGGTCAATTGAGGGAAGAGGGGCTCGGTTGTAAAAAGATAGCGATGCAATTCTGTAACAGGAACCATATTGATGTCTACAAGCTCTGCAAACTTTTTTTCAAAGGCATCAATTTCAGTGGTGTACTTCATAAGGCGTTCCATATCTTTGTCATTCAGATCGCCTTTTTTGATAAATTCATTCACCAGCTCTTCAAGTCGATTCATCAATTTTTGCACTTGTCTTTGAGTTTGTGGGCCAGCGGTTTGTAAACCTTGTTCTATTTTTAAAAATCGAATTTGCATTTCCATGATTAAATTCTGTTGGGGAGATACAGCCTGTTCAGAGGATAAAAATGGGACACACAAGGGACTTGCCTGTACGTGGGATAAGAAGCTCAAACTGATTAGAAAAACACATAGGTTTATGACCCCAAAACGCATTAAAGCTCCTTCATCTGGCCTTGTCTTCAAAACTAGTGCCACATCCCCCGCTTTATAAGGGGAGAGACGTGGCAAAAATGGGCTTTTATAGCGTTTTTATTTGATTTGGCAAGGTTTTATTTACCTCTATGTTGAAAGTTAATGGTGTGCCTAAACCACCAGATGGTGATGAAGAAGCAGCACACGCCAGCACCAATGAAAAACACACTGGTAGGTACAAATAGCATCTCTGCCCAGCTGACGTTGTTTTCGTGAGTCCTATAGAAGTAATAAAGCGAAAAAAATGTCAAAACAGGGAGTATCACCAGTGCTATGGGCATGATGAATTTTGCAAGGACATGGGTTTGTTCTTTTTCGTTCATTTTGGGCCTCCTTTTTTAGATGGCCCCACACGAATCTTACTTAGGTGTATATAAAGTTGGCTTTAATGGGGCCACTCCTATCTACATTACTATTGTGCTCCAGATGGCTTTAAAAGACTTGATGATAATGTGATGAAAAAAAGTTGTTTTTAACAAATTTCCTGAAGTCTACTTTTGGGCCTTTAAGGGGCAATATATGGCATCTAAACCCAAATTGTTGGCTAAAGTTTTGCACAGGATCGCGGGTCATCTTTAAATTAAAAAGAACCCAAAAGGAGTCTCAATATGTTGAGTTTAAGAGTTTTACTTGTAACGATTTTTGTCCCTCAATTGGCTTTTGCCTTTTCTTCTGCATTCGCATCGCAATTTTGTGATGAAAATCCAAACAATGATTATATTACCCCTAGAACTGTCAATGAAAAGAACCTCAAAGAGATCTGCGATCTAGAGCGTGAGCAAGAAGCCATTATCAAAAAGTACAGTCAACAAATTGCTGCTATCAAAAAAAATCTAATACATAAGGTGTATATTAACGCTTACGATGTAGATTCAGCTCAATCAAAAAGCGTGATGGAGAAGGTTATTTTCTCTATTTTACCTAATGCGCAAGTGGAAACGAATGCTCAATACACAGAGTTTGTTGTGGAGACTTCGCAAGACAAAGCCTATGAACTTCTAATGGCTGTTCGTAATCAAAGAGAAATATCTCAATCTAACCTTGCAGTCAGCACAGAAATCGTAGGTGCGGGATTTAAAAAGAAACAATTCTCAATCACTAACTCAAACTAGCTCATCGAAAAAAAGTTCTTTGTAGTTGAGCGCAACGGCTTGTCGCCTCAGATGGACTTGAAAAGAACTAAGTTACTTGATGAATCTACTTGTGAGCTTATAGTTGATTAAAATCTAAAAATTTCATATTTAACTGACATCAATAAAAGGGAGCCGAATTTTTCGCTCCCTTTTTTATAGAAATACTAAGCGTTCTTATATAAGCTATTAAGATGAGTCTTTTAAAAGGAAACTTACAACATGTTTGCATTCGAGCTTAAGAAAAAGGACCTGCATCATTATATTCAACAGATTTATCCTGGCTCCATTATATCTGACAGCAGTAAATCAGATAGAGCTAGAGAAGAAAGGGTAGAAGTGGATTCCCTTGGTCTTACGGGTAAGCTATTCATATTAGGTAATTGTTATGCGCAACCTAGGCTAAAAGTTGAAGCAAAGTTGGACTCATTTCCCATCTGCTATTGGCAGGTGGAGACTATGGTGCGTCCAGAAAAAGCTTCTGATCCTGAAATGGCTGTAGAGATTGGAGTTATAGTTAAACTGAGTGGAATGCCAAATAAAAATAAAATCAATGTATTTGGAAAAGAAATGACCCCTCTTATGGAAGTAAAAGGTTGGGAGAGTTTCCTTCTTGTAGGATTTATTTTTATGATTTTATTTGCACTTACTACATCTACCACTTACTTTTTTTTAATGGGAGAATTTCTAGCTGCGCGGATAGCTGGAGGAGCATTAGTCTTAATCCTTGGAGGCTGGGTTGTCGGTCATAGACTGGCGCATGATAGAAATCAGGAGAATAGAGCTAAGTTAAAATATATAATGCAGCAAGAGCCCAATAAGGCCTTTGAGGATTTGATTGTCGAAGGCGACATTCATTCCCCACAAGCCAAATCCCTAGTTGTACTTGCAGCCAAGGCTCGTAAAAAATTCCCTGAACTTAGACTTGCTTTTTGTTGGACCAATGATGCTATTTACATATATTTACGAGAAGTAAATATAACAGGGTCATACACGATATTTGCTCTTAAAAACAAACGATTTAAAACGGTCAAAAAAGCGTGGCACCAAACCCACCAGGTCACAAAGTTTGTTATGTCTTTGACTAAAGATCTTCAAAAGCAACCGATCACTAAAAATTAGAGATACGCCGCAACGAAAGCGCTCTTTCCATCAGTAGGGAGAATGTGACCATGGGCTACAATCACACGGTCAAAATCCCATTGGCTGATCTTTTCCATTGAAGCTTGGAATTTTTTTCTATCTTTAATGAGTAACCACTTTTCTAATCGTGATAATCCAAATTTGCCAAAGCTACCTATGGCACTAAAAAAAAGTTTAGTTCTCCACGATGTGCCTTCGCAAACATGTAAGGCTGTGTCGGTCAAAATCAAAGTACGGCTATTTCCATGAAAGAAAGCCACTTCATTGAACATCGGTGCCCCTTGAACAAGGAGATGTTCGATCATGGGATTCCATGGTAAAGAGGGATCATCTGTGATTATTCTATCAAAGATGAAATCAGATCGCTTGGTTTCCAAACCTGGCGCACAAAAAAATTGTGCTTGTGGATATGCGTTTCGAAAATCGTTGATAAAAAGATGGTGCCATTTGTTTGGGGCCACAACATAAGTGACTCGTCCCATGGCATCAAGCTGTGCACGAATCTCTTCGGTCAGTTTTACGGGAGAATGAACAAACAGAGTGCCTTGTTTATCTAGATCAATCACAGTCATTCGTGTACCCAGCTCAATACCCATAAGCTTTAAGTCTTGGGTCCAAATTTCAACACCTGGAGCAATTTTTTGATGAGTCATACTTCTATCATTCACTAAAAACGCAGAAATGGGAATAGTATTAGTGTGCTTTTAAAATCCAGGACGATATTGCCCGTCTTGAGGAAAGTCGTGGTTATAGCAGACTATGTTTACGCCATCACAGGGTAAATCTTTAGGATCAACGGGATCGGGTGTGGACTCAATGGTGCTACGGTTGGTGTCTTCCACACCCCAATGAATTTTTAAAATATGAGAACTTGAGTTTAAGTGATAAGTTAATTTTTGATAAATAGGTAAAGCGAGAGGAATCCAACTGCTTTGCAGTCGCCATTTTATTAAAGCTGTGCCAGATTTTTCAAAGTTATCAATAGGGGACAAAACTTCACCTCTGAAAAAATAATCCACATCTACAGGGTTTTTGAGTTGGCTTTTAAATGCTAAAAAAGTAACGCCTGATTCGTAAAGTGAAGGATTGTATAGGGCTGAAGCTTTACTAATCGGCCAAACATTAAAGGTGTCGTTACACAGCTCTCTATTGGCTGACCCAGGCGCGGCACTGCAAGACGGACCTGAATATGATTTTTCAAACCAAGCTTGGGCATTATCTGTAAGCCCTGAATATTTAGATCTATTTGCGAAAGAAACAGTATAAAGATCAGATTCTGCGAGATACAACCAATCAAAAGCAGAAGCATAATAAGACGATGTGAGGTCTTGCATTTCTTTGTGCATGATCTTTCTAAAGAGGGTTTGGACTTCTGCTGACAACCACTTATAAATGGGTTCACTGTGACCACTCTTAAGATTTCTGGTTGGAAATTCAATTTGAGCCCGAGCATTTGTTTCCACAAAATTGGGGTGACCTGGTATTTCACGCACCAGAATTTGAGGGATGGCCACAGTTTGGCCTTTATTTAGAGTAATGGGTTTATTTAATAAGTTTACACCTAAGGGTGCTGAATAAGTATCGGGATTAGGTAGTCCTTGATGTAACATAGCATTTTTTAGGTCTTCACCTACCCAGCCCACATGACCAAAACG
Coding sequences within it:
- a CDS encoding ATP-dependent DNA helicase, whose product is MMHQMLSYFNLKKFRKGQEEILASILKGQDTVAVMPTGGGKSLCYQLPALHLQGLVIVVSPLIALMKDQVEQLQKLGIPAGCLYSGQSFEDKKQVFHDIAASDTYILYLSPERVQNPGFGPWIQEQNVVLFAIDEAHCVSQWGPDFREDYHKLKILRQLMPDVPLLALTATATPEVLEDICQQLKMPDASRHVYGFYRSNLYYQVELCEDEDDKLAYLLGAVKQTPAGKILIYCGTRKQTEQLADWLSAQFDQVSYYHAGLDTEMRKSTQDKIARNEIRILCSTNAFGMGIDYPDVRLVVHYQMPANIESFYQEMGRAGRDGEPATCLLLYAKKDKGLQSFFIHSSKAAQSVLSRRWEGLNALTHFIEGGECRHAGILTYFKDTERKDFCNHCDVCAPESELKKYPEALPRKKLVKKVSKKKKEELQGMVLKDAEAKARHDKLKEWRRVFAKNHDMPAFIVFSNKTLVDISNKNPQGLDELETVYGLGQTKIEHYGAQILKCLSEAQ
- a CDS encoding DUF4336 domain-containing protein yields the protein MTHQKIAPGVEIWTQDLKLMGIELGTRMTVIDLDKQGTLFVHSPVKLTEEIRAQLDAMGRVTYVVAPNKWHHLFINDFRNAYPQAQFFCAPGLETKRSDFIFDRIITDDPSLPWNPMIEHLLVQGAPMFNEVAFFHGNSRTLILTDTALHVCEGTSWRTKLFFSAIGSFGKFGLSRLEKWLLIKDRKKFQASMEKISQWDFDRVIVAHGHILPTDGKSAFVAAYL